The following are encoded in a window of Chryseobacterium sp. genomic DNA:
- a CDS encoding acyl-CoA thioesterase, whose amino-acid sequence MNKEISTLVKVRFSDCDPIGHLNNVKYLEYMMNAREDHVESYYGFTYEEYSRKTGCTWITVQNEIAYLREVRFNSKVQISSKTIEVRDRISKVEILMKSEDGKTINAVLWITVIYFNMKTRKSEIHPPETRGMFEEFLTEVPEKTFAERVAFFRKQNKSA is encoded by the coding sequence ATGAATAAAGAAATCTCGACACTGGTAAAAGTGCGTTTCAGTGATTGCGATCCGATAGGACACCTTAATAATGTGAAGTATCTGGAATATATGATGAATGCCCGTGAAGACCATGTAGAGTCCTATTATGGTTTTACATATGAAGAATATTCGCGTAAAACCGGCTGCACCTGGATCACGGTGCAAAATGAAATTGCCTATCTTCGTGAAGTCCGTTTCAATTCCAAAGTACAGATCAGCAGCAAAACGATTGAGGTGCGCGACCGTATTTCCAAAGTTGAAATTCTGATGAAGAGCGAAGATGGTAAGACAATAAATGCGGTGCTTTGGATCACGGTAATCTATTTTAACATGAAAACCAGAAAATCTGAAATCCATCCGCCAGAAACCCGCGGAATGTTTGAAGAGTTCTTGACTGAAGTCCCGGAGAAAACGTTCGCCGAGCGCGTGGCATTTTTCAGAAAACAAAATAAATCAGCTTAA
- a CDS encoding OmpH family outer membrane protein, translating to MNKRILLFVAFLFITFSANAQKIGVVDTDYILQRLPQYKEAEGRLNAQVDTWQKEIQNLQSEYERKKAAFDSEKVLLIGEQLKQREREVTDLDKNIKTTLSLRFGTNGEIAKLRANLTQPFQDQIWEAIRTVSEKNGLGIVLDKSNNISVIFLQKRYDYTDKVLDLLTKNTGGKASGAK from the coding sequence ATGAATAAGAGAATCCTCCTGTTTGTCGCATTTCTTTTTATTACATTTTCTGCAAATGCGCAGAAGATTGGAGTCGTGGACACCGATTATATCCTGCAGCGCCTCCCTCAGTATAAAGAAGCCGAAGGCCGGCTGAACGCTCAGGTGGACACGTGGCAGAAGGAAATTCAGAACCTTCAGTCGGAATATGAGAGAAAGAAGGCCGCATTCGACAGTGAGAAAGTTCTGCTTATTGGCGAACAGTTGAAGCAGCGGGAAAGGGAAGTGACTGACCTTGATAAAAATATTAAAACTACCTTAAGTCTGCGTTTTGGAACTAACGGCGAAATTGCCAAGTTAAGGGCCAATCTTACACAGCCTTTCCAGGACCAGATCTGGGAAGCGATAAGAACAGTATCCGAGAAAAACGGTCTTGGGATCGTACTGGACAAGAGTAACAACATCAGTGTTATTTTCCTTCAGAAAAGGTATGACTACACGGATAAAGTACTGGACCTGCTAACAAAAAATACAGGCGGTAAAGCATCGGGTGCAAAATAG
- a CDS encoding OmpH family outer membrane protein, with the protein MRKLSVLFAAVTMFMTVGMAKAQKMASLDYEQVLSLMPETKKVSTDLENFSKSKEAELKKMGDTWQADVQKYQAEGAKLTEAQRTAKEAELQKTQQNLQQMAVTAQQDLNKRRESSLKPIIDKLNAAIAKAAKANGWDFVIDASALIYKGGPDATAAVKKELGL; encoded by the coding sequence ATGAGAAAATTAAGTGTATTATTTGCTGCAGTAACGATGTTCATGACTGTTGGAATGGCAAAAGCGCAGAAGATGGCATCCCTGGATTACGAGCAGGTACTGTCTCTTATGCCTGAAACGAAAAAAGTTTCAACAGATCTCGAGAACTTCAGCAAATCAAAAGAAGCAGAACTCAAAAAAATGGGAGATACCTGGCAGGCAGATGTTCAGAAATATCAGGCTGAAGGAGCTAAGCTAACGGAAGCACAGAGAACAGCTAAGGAAGCCGAACTCCAGAAAACACAGCAGAACCTTCAGCAGATGGCAGTAACTGCACAGCAGGATCTTAACAAAAGAAGAGAATCATCTCTGAAGCCGATCATTGACAAGCTTAATGCAGCAATTGCAAAAGCTGCAAAAGCGAACGGATGGGATTTTGTTATTGACGCAAGCGCTTTAATCTACAAAGGTGGACCAGACGCAACTGCCGCAGTTAAGAAAGAGCTCGGACTTTAA